A section of the Deltaproteobacteria bacterium genome encodes:
- a CDS encoding PilZ domain-containing protein translates to MAAEVLHDCWTKAERLAVEQHWSGKMTEASYKRRLAIRLEAKWPVRILRYCLKLYNNNLPIQVNNTREQICLISFLPQNSQKTNGLIKGETANISAYGSLFFCNYSFIPYEIFRMDIYPPAHDPLIITAQVVHCHLYPHKSQQERRAVGVRFLQISDEDRQYIRDNVSQYLKDMLIIEHQASMSS, encoded by the coding sequence TTGGCTGCAGAAGTTTTACATGACTGCTGGACGAAGGCTGAGCGGTTGGCAGTTGAACAACACTGGTCGGGAAAAATGACAGAGGCGTCTTACAAGAGAAGACTGGCAATCAGGCTGGAGGCAAAGTGGCCAGTTCGTATATTGAGATACTGTTTAAAATTATACAATAATAACCTTCCTATTCAGGTAAATAACACTCGAGAACAGATTTGCTTGATTTCGTTTCTGCCGCAGAATTCCCAGAAGACGAATGGTTTAATAAAAGGAGAAACAGCGAATATAAGTGCGTATGGTTCGCTCTTTTTCTGCAATTATTCATTTATTCCTTATGAAATATTCCGCATGGATATATATCCTCCGGCGCATGATCCTCTAATTATAACTGCACAGGTGGTGCATTGCCATTTGTATCCGCACAAATCTCAACAAGAAAGGCGTGCTGTCGGCGTAAGATTTTTGCAGATTTCTGATGAAGACCGTCAATATATTCGTGACAACGTCTCACAATACTTAAAAGATATGCTTATAATAGAGCATCAAGCTTCAATGTCTTCATGA
- a CDS encoding dienelactone hydrolase family protein, whose product MNDRVYIPIGKHRQVSGILSLPRTSGEKTGTGVILAHGAGNDMNHPLLVTLAQGLAQAGYLSLRFNFPYREQGRKSPDRQEVLAATWQQVYHFLRDHRHAPRTIIAAGKSMGGRVAAQMVAEGLLPVARLIFYGYPLHPPGRKEKLRAAHLEHITIPMLFFAGSRDSLCDLPLLQQVLERLSAPWVLEIIEGGDHSFRLPKAAGVSQQAVHERIMLKTLHWLGGSREGSC is encoded by the coding sequence ATGAATGACAGAGTGTATATTCCCATAGGAAAACACAGGCAGGTCTCAGGGATCCTCTCTTTGCCCCGAACTTCTGGGGAAAAAACTGGAACAGGCGTTATCCTGGCCCATGGGGCTGGCAACGATATGAACCATCCTCTGCTGGTCACTCTGGCCCAGGGACTGGCCCAGGCCGGCTATCTTTCGCTCAGATTCAACTTTCCCTATCGCGAACAGGGGCGCAAGTCTCCGGACAGACAAGAGGTTCTGGCAGCTACCTGGCAGCAGGTCTACCATTTCTTGCGTGATCACCGCCATGCTCCGCGAACTATCATAGCTGCAGGTAAATCCATGGGTGGCAGAGTGGCAGCCCAGATGGTTGCCGAAGGTCTCCTGCCAGTGGCCAGGCTGATCTTTTACGGTTATCCACTCCATCCGCCTGGACGGAAAGAAAAACTCAGGGCAGCCCACCTCGAGCATATCACTATCCCCATGCTCTTCTTTGCCGGCAGTCGGGACTCTCTATGCGATTTGCCGCTGTTGCAGCAAGTCTTGGAGCGGTTGTCGGCTCCCTGGGTGCTGGAGATCATAGAGGGTGGGGACCACTCTTTTCGGCTGCCCAAAGCCGCCGGTGTCAGCCAGCAGGCGGTGCACGAGCGAATCATGCTGAAGACCCTGCACTGGCTCGGAGGATCCAGAGAGGGCAGCTGTTAA
- a CDS encoding HD domain-containing protein: MEKKQFIDELSQNDAVTSPFLVKEKRLATTRSGKPYLSLRLGDRSGEIEGRIWEQATELDSAFDVNDVVLVQGRVERYREQLQLKVTAIERLDPEDIEADLFLPTSPVDSEELWQQLKAIAAQVRNRHLQRLLQHFLTAPDFARQMKKAPAAKSMHHAYAGGLLEHTVSVTKLLESFCEHYPFLDRDLLITAGILHDIGKLEELSGNLAIDYTDAGRLLGHLVLGAQRVAQEIDKIANFPTDLALSLQHLIVSHHGEYEFGSPKRPKIIEAFALHYADDLDARMNNISSVLAATTSRWTTFQRQYGRFLFKGGNSSQAAALETSRSALEVRPREKSANYSLLERLSSISEGKEP; encoded by the coding sequence GTGGAAAAGAAGCAGTTCATAGATGAACTCAGCCAGAATGACGCTGTGACAAGCCCTTTCCTGGTAAAGGAAAAGAGACTTGCTACAACTCGCAGCGGCAAGCCATACCTCAGCCTTCGCCTCGGAGACAGAAGCGGCGAGATTGAGGGCCGCATCTGGGAGCAGGCAACAGAGCTCGACTCCGCCTTCGATGTCAATGATGTGGTGTTGGTGCAGGGCAGGGTGGAGCGCTATCGCGAGCAACTGCAACTCAAGGTAACGGCAATCGAGCGTCTCGATCCGGAGGACATCGAGGCAGATCTGTTTCTGCCCACCAGTCCAGTAGACTCAGAGGAACTCTGGCAACAACTCAAAGCAATTGCAGCGCAGGTAAGGAATCGGCACCTGCAGCGGCTGCTGCAGCATTTTCTCACCGCCCCGGATTTTGCTCGGCAAATGAAAAAGGCACCTGCTGCCAAGTCCATGCATCACGCTTATGCCGGTGGCCTCCTGGAACACACGGTGTCAGTGACCAAACTCCTCGAGAGTTTTTGTGAACACTATCCTTTTTTGGACAGAGATCTGCTCATCACGGCAGGGATACTGCATGACATAGGAAAGTTGGAGGAACTCTCAGGCAATCTGGCCATAGACTATACTGATGCCGGCAGGCTGCTCGGCCATCTGGTGCTGGGCGCCCAACGTGTGGCTCAGGAAATTGACAAGATCGCCAATTTCCCAACGGATCTTGCCCTCAGCCTTCAACATCTTATTGTCAGCCACCACGGCGAATACGAATTCGGCTCCCCCAAGCGCCCCAAAATCATCGAGGCCTTTGCCCTCCATTATGCCGACGATCTGGACGCCAGGATGAACAACATCAGCAGCGTCCTTGCTGCAACTACCTCCCGCTGGACCACTTTTCAACGGCAGTACGGCCGTTTTCTATTCAAGGGCGGCAACAGTAGCCAAGCCGCCGCCCTGGAGACCTCCAGGTCTGCCCTAGAAGTGAGGCCCCGGGAAAAGTCTGCAAACTACAGCCTGTTGGAGCGGTTGTCCTCGATCAGCGAAGGAAAGGAGCCTTGA
- a CDS encoding dTMP kinase produces MFISFEGIEGSGKSTQVHKLAQLFSRRQIPHVVTREPGGTRLGQLVRRILLDSQHREMESLTELLLYAADRAQHVAQVIRPALAAGKWIICDRFADATIAYQGFGRGQNMDLIHELNRMATQGVWPELTLLLDCPVEVGLHRARQRIDRLAPADRQDRFEQQSQSFHQKVRNGYLQLAAAEPERFMVLDATKDPDLLHEEIVALLAPHVS; encoded by the coding sequence GTGTTCATAAGCTTCGAGGGAATTGAGGGATCGGGCAAGAGCACGCAGGTGCACAAATTGGCGCAGCTATTCAGCCGCCGACAGATCCCTCACGTGGTAACCAGGGAGCCAGGTGGCACTAGACTTGGCCAACTGGTCCGCCGCATTCTTCTCGATTCGCAGCACCGAGAAATGGAAAGCCTCACAGAACTGTTGCTCTATGCGGCGGACAGAGCCCAGCACGTGGCCCAGGTCATTCGTCCTGCCCTGGCAGCGGGAAAATGGATCATCTGCGACCGCTTTGCCGACGCCACCATCGCTTATCAGGGCTTTGGCCGAGGGCAAAACATGGATCTCATCCATGAGTTGAACAGGATGGCTACCCAGGGAGTATGGCCAGAGCTGACCCTGCTGCTCGACTGCCCGGTGGAAGTTGGCCTGCACAGAGCTCGACAACGTATCGACAGATTGGCCCCGGCGGATCGGCAGGACCGCTTCGAACAGCAGTCGCAGTCATTTCATCAGAAGGTCAGGAATGGCTATCTGCAACTGGCAGCCGCAGAGCCAGAGCGCTTCATGGTTCTGGATGCCACCAAGGACCCGGACCTGCTGCACGAGGAAATTGTCGCACTCCTGGCACCTCATGTGAGCTGA